The following DNA comes from Enterobacter sp. SA187.
GCTTGCGGTGTCCTCGCGCTCGTCGTCCAAAGCCGCATCCTCATCGCTGGACAGCAGTTCATCGGCCATTATCCCCTCTTCTTCTGCTTCATCGGTTTCAATCTCAATGCGGGCAGGCAACGGTTTCTTTTTAAACACATAATGCACATCGGAAAGCCAGTAGTTACGGGCTGGTTCATATGCAGCGCGGTCTGAGATCTCAGGTAAGAACCGCTGCCCGATGACGTGCCCGTAATAGCCGCACGCCAGCATCAGGATGATCCATAGTGCCCAGCCCCCTGCCCGCAGACCATGGCGCCTGCGCTCGTCTGGTGTTGCTTTCAGCGTGACGGCGCCTTTGTCCCCATTTTGCGCCTGGTAAGCCCTGAAGATCCGCATCATTTCGCGCTTTCCTTTATTGCTACTGTATCTGACGTACTTTCATTAATAAGCTGCGGCGCCTCGCCCAGCGCTTGCTGTAAACGGATCAGCGTGCGTTTTCCCGGTTTGCCATCCTGCCTGAGATTTTCCCGTTGCTGGAAGAGCTTCACTTTCTCGGTGAGCGCTGGCGTCCATTCACCTTGCTTGTCGACCGGCACGTTGAGCGCCCGGCTGAGTAACGCATCCAGCCAGACGATACTTTCCGGCGAGCTTTTATCGGAAACCGTGATTTTTCCGTCCGGCGTCTGCTTTTCCATCAGCACATAGTTTCCGTCCCAGTGCGCTGTAAACCAGTCGCGCCGCACTGTCCACGTCTTACCGGCAATCAGCAGATCAAGTTCAGTGTCCGACATGCGCATCACCACCGCATGTAATCCTTTATTTATGCGTAACTGCGCCATCCACGGCAGCTCACGCCCGGCCAGATCGTTCAGGCTCGCTTTGCCACTTTCGCAGGCAAGTTCTGCGCGTCCGGCCTGATCGCACCAGGCCTCTTCAGGGAGGACGTCATAGCCCCAGGTGCTGAACAGCTGTTGCATGGCGTCGCGCATGTGGGTTCCGCTATCGGTGATATCAACGACCGGCTCTTTTTCTTCTGTGGGGATCATCATCCAGCCCGGAACAGGAAGCGCCGGTTTTAGCGTATCGACACTCAGCCAGCCAACGGTGAATGCCAGCCCGGCGTATAGCGCCAGCAGGCTGCCACAGCGTGCCGCGCTGCGTTGCGGCGCCAGCAGATTCAGTAATTGCCCTTCCTGTCGCGCTGTCAGCGTGGTCATCTGGCCTGCAAGCGCCAGCTGATATGCCGATCTGGCTATACGGCTGAGCAGTGCAAGGTTGCCTCGCGCCGCGTTTGCTGCCCGATCGGTAAACGCCCGGCGCAGACTTACCACTTCCCCCTCATTCATCTGGTGAAGCATAAATGCATGGGTTTCGTCACTGTCGGGCAGAGGCATGCCGATCGGAAAATCGATTTGTGATTTGATTTTCCGGTGACGCATTAACGCCTTGCTGCCTGCCAACAGCAGGCTGACGCCTGCCTGCCGGGACGCTGCCAGCTGACGGAAATCATGTATCAGCACCGGCAGGTGACGGCTCAGCACATCCGCATTATCAATAATGAACAGTACAGGTTGGTCGGCCTCCGGCACCGCTGACATCGCGTGCTGCCAGAACTGCGTTATCGCAACAGGCTCTGCATTAACGGGCGCGGCGGGCATCATCCGGCAACGGTACGCTTCGCCACCAGCCCGCCAGACGCAGGCGTGTCCGGGGTAACCCGCCGCGAGTTGGTGCGCCAGCGTCGATTTTCCACATCCGGGCGCACCATACAACAGGCCCACACTGCCAGACCGCAGCTCCTGAACAATAAAGGTTTTAATTAATTCATATCCTGAAAAAGGATATAACGTCGATAGACGTTCTGTACTGCTCATTTATAAAAGGTCATCCATCAGAGCCGTTAATATTATCACCACAGAATATAAGAAGAATCGTACAGTTATTTCACTACAATCATCATTAAATATGATGAGGTTGAATACGATATTTAAAGACTATACCATATTCAGCTTCTTCAGGATAAGTACGCAGACTCATGGATACAAGAATTCAGCAACTGGCTGGCGCTATTAAACAACAAAGACAGACCGTATTATGCGGACTGCTGGTTTGCTTATCCGCGATACTTATTATTTATTCCGTGTATGATTACGCGCAATTGTCCCGTAAATTTACTCCGCAAGATGAGCCCGCAGGCGTTTCGCGGCGCATGGCCGCATTCAGCCTGCCAATGAACATGCCGCAGAATACCGAGGCCTTGCCGAAAAATAGTGATAACCCCAGACAACACCAAAGCACGCCGCTCAATCTCATTGTTAATGGTGTCATCGCCAGCACCTTAAGAAATCGCTCCCAGGCCATTATTACGGTGAATAACAAAACAGAAATATATAATTTTGGTGATTATATAGAAGATCTTCCCGGCGTCTTTATTTCCTCGATCGACAGCAACAGCGTAACCATTAATAATAACGGTGAGCCACAAAATTTTATTTTGAATGATTCACCCGAATTATCATTATCGACATCGTTATCGTCAGCGGCTTCGGAAACTGGCACGGTTTATCTCGGCGATCTCCTGATTACCAATCTGGTTTATCAGCAGGACGCTTTACAGGGCATCAGGTTGAATATGCGTACCGACGCCGCCGGATCCCTTACGGCGGGACTCAAGCCCGGGGATCTGGCGATTAAGATGAACAGCTACAGCCTGACGCGCAAAGATTCCGCAGAAGCGGCCATTCAGGCGCTGGCCTCATTACGCACCGCGCAATTCACCGTGCTGCGCGATGGACAGGAAGAACTGGTCAACGTGTCAACGGACGCGGATGACAATAATAAGGATAACTAAATTGCTCAAGGGAATGACACGAACTGCCGCATGGATGCTGGCCTTACAACTTTGTTGCAGTGCCCCTTCATCGGTGGCGGCGCAGTACTCTGCAAACTTCAAAAATGCCGACATCAGGGATTTTATCTCTTCAGTCAGTAAGCAAATCGGCAAAACCATTCTGGTCGATCCCTCCGTCCAGGGAAGTATCTCGGTCCGCAGCTTTGATAACTTCAATGAGGCGGAGTATTACCAGTTCTTCCTCAGCGTACTGGATATCTACGGTTATACCGTGGTTACGCTGGATAACGGCTTGCTGAAGGTGGTGCGTTCCGCTGCGCTTAAAACCGCGCCCGGCGTACTGCAGGAGTCCTCGCAGCCAGCAGTGGGCGATGAGTTTATCACCCGCGTGGTATCGTTAAAAAACGTGCCTGCGCGCGATCTTGCTCCGCTATTACGCCAGATGATGGAGGGCGGCGGCATCGGTAACGTGGTGCATTACGATCCCTCGAACGTGCTGCTGGTGACCGGCAAAGCCACTATGGTTAACCGCATTCTTGAAGTGGTGAAGCGGGTGGATGTGATTGGCACACAGGAGCGGGAACTGGTGAAGCTGCGTTACGCCTCGGCGGTCGATCTCTCGGAAGTGATCAACAACCTGCTACGCGAAGAATCAAAAGAAAACCCGACGCAGATCCTGTTGCCGAAAGTCGTCGCCGACAAACGTACCAACGCCCTGCTCATCAGCGGGCCAGACAACGTGCGCCAGCGTCTGAAATCCCTGGTCTACAAGCTGGATATTGAGCAGACCAACCTCGGCAACACTCGCGTTTTCTATCTGCAGTATGCAAAAGCCAGCAAAATTGTCGAGGTGCTGACCGGCGTCTCGGCAAAGCTGTCTGAAGACAAACAGTCCTCGCCGCAGAGCGTGTCATCGGGCCCCAGCGATGTCTCCATTACTGCCGATGAACAGACCAACTCAATCGTTATTACCGCCGATCAAAGCACCCTCCAGGAGCTGGAAAAGGTGATCGCGCGGCTGGACATTCGCCGCGCGCAGGTGCTGGTTGAGGCGATCATCGTTGAAGTACAGGATGGCAAAGGGCTGAACCTGGGCGTGCAGTGGGCGAATAACAATGTTGGCGGTCAACAATTTACCCAGACCGGGCTGCCAATTTTTGATGCTTCCCAGGGCGCGCGCCAGTTTAAAGAAAGCGGTTCCATGAGCAGCGATAACGCTATCTCCAGCGCGCTGAGCAGTTTTAACGGGCTGGCGACGGGCTTTTTCGAGGGCGACTGGAGCGTGCTGCTCACCGCGCTGGCGTCTGATAACAAGAACGATATTCTCGCCACTCCCAGTATCGTCACCCTCGATAACAAAGAAGCGTCCTTTAACGTAGGCCAGGATGTCCCTGTTCTTTCCGGCTCGCAAACCACCTCCGGCGATAACGTCTTTAACACCGTTGAGCGTAAAACTGTCGGTACTAAACTGAAAGTGACACCGCAGGTCAACGAAGGCGACGCCGTCCTGATGGAGATCGAGCAGGAGGTGTCCAGCGTTGACAGCTCATCCGGTAACGCCAGCTCCCTCGGCCCCACGTTCAATACCCGCACCATACAAAACGCCGTGCTGGTGAAAAGCGGTGAAACCGTGGTGCTGGGTGGGCTGCTGGATGAGTCCGCCAAAGAGCAGGTCTCCAAGGTGCCGCTGCTGGGGGACATTCCGCTTATAGGCCAGCTGTTCCGCTATACCTCCACCGACAGCGCCAAACGCAATCTGATGGTCTTTATCCGCCCGACCATTATTCGCGATGATGAGGTGTACCGTTCGCTGTCGAAAGACAAATACACCCGCTACCGCGATATGCAAAAGCAGCGTATCGATAAGTCCACCAGCGCGTTGATCAAAGTCGATGATGACGAGCGCCCGATGCTGAAAGAGATGGATGAGGATCTGGCGCCCGCGCCCGGCCCGTCAGCACGCAATCCT
Coding sequences within:
- a CDS encoding peptidoglycan-binding protein, whose protein sequence is MGLLYGAPGCGKSTLAHQLAAGYPGHACVWRAGGEAYRCRMMPAAPVNAEPVAITQFWQHAMSAVPEADQPVLFIIDNADVLSRHLPVLIHDFRQLAASRQAGVSLLLAGSKALMRHRKIKSQIDFPIGMPLPDSDETHAFMLHQMNEGEVVSLRRAFTDRAANAARGNLALLSRIARSAYQLALAGQMTTLTARQEGQLLNLLAPQRSAARCGSLLALYAGLAFTVGWLSVDTLKPALPVPGWMMIPTEEKEPVVDITDSGTHMRDAMQQLFSTWGYDVLPEEAWCDQAGRAELACESGKASLNDLAGRELPWMAQLRINKGLHAVVMRMSDTELDLLIAGKTWTVRRDWFTAHWDGNYVLMEKQTPDGKITVSDKSSPESIVWLDALLSRALNVPVDKQGEWTPALTEKVKLFQQRENLRQDGKPGKRTLIRLQQALGEAPQLINESTSDTVAIKESAK
- the gspD gene encoding type II secretion system secretin GspD; this translates as MTIIRITKLLKGMTRTAAWMLALQLCCSAPSSVAAQYSANFKNADIRDFISSVSKQIGKTILVDPSVQGSISVRSFDNFNEAEYYQFFLSVLDIYGYTVVTLDNGLLKVVRSAALKTAPGVLQESSQPAVGDEFITRVVSLKNVPARDLAPLLRQMMEGGGIGNVVHYDPSNVLLVTGKATMVNRILEVVKRVDVIGTQERELVKLRYASAVDLSEVINNLLREESKENPTQILLPKVVADKRTNALLISGPDNVRQRLKSLVYKLDIEQTNLGNTRVFYLQYAKASKIVEVLTGVSAKLSEDKQSSPQSVSSGPSDVSITADEQTNSIVITADQSTLQELEKVIARLDIRRAQVLVEAIIVEVQDGKGLNLGVQWANNNVGGQQFTQTGLPIFDASQGARQFKESGSMSSDNAISSALSSFNGLATGFFEGDWSVLLTALASDNKNDILATPSIVTLDNKEASFNVGQDVPVLSGSQTTSGDNVFNTVERKTVGTKLKVTPQVNEGDAVLMEIEQEVSSVDSSSGNASSLGPTFNTRTIQNAVLVKSGETVVLGGLLDESAKEQVSKVPLLGDIPLIGQLFRYTSTDSAKRNLMVFIRPTIIRDDEVYRSLSKDKYTRYRDMQKQRIDKSTSALIKVDDDERPMLKEMDEDLAPAPGPSARNPFRE
- a CDS encoding type II secretion system protein N, producing MDTRIQQLAGAIKQQRQTVLCGLLVCLSAILIIYSVYDYAQLSRKFTPQDEPAGVSRRMAAFSLPMNMPQNTEALPKNSDNPRQHQSTPLNLIVNGVIASTLRNRSQAIITVNNKTEIYNFGDYIEDLPGVFISSIDSNSVTINNNGEPQNFILNDSPELSLSTSLSSAASETGTVYLGDLLITNLVYQQDALQGIRLNMRTDAAGSLTAGLKPGDLAIKMNSYSLTRKDSAEAAIQALASLRTAQFTVLRDGQEELVNVSTDADDNNKDN